The Sorex araneus isolate mSorAra2 chromosome X, mSorAra2.pri, whole genome shotgun sequence DNA segment TTTCTTATTGATTTActggcttctttatttttttatatatttttatttttatcttattattattgttatatttttttgctttttgggtcacacctggcgatgcacaggggttactcctggctctgcactcaggaattactccaggcggtgctcaggggaccatatgggatgctgggaatcgaacccaggttggcctcgtgcaaggcaaacgccctacccgctgtgctatcactccagccccgtggcttctttatttttgtataaaaattcctcccttcccttccttttgttgtcaCTGTGATGACCCAGGGTCACCTGCTTAGGTGTGGGGCTCATCATGGGTCAGGTACTTTAGttttggtgcttgcacacactttgttgtggcaTCAGTCAGCTGAATGGCAGTTGACAATCACACTTGACATGTGAGGCCATGGTGGTTGAGTGCGATCAAACCCGAGGCCTCATGCCTGCCAGGTCCCTTATAGAGGTTCTTTATCCATTCTGgatctactctctctctctctctctctctctctctctctctctctctctctctctctctctcactctctctccttccttcctgccttccttccttccatcctttctgtTTTGGGAGGCGCATTTGgtgtacttaggggaccatatacatgCAAAAATTCAAACAAAGGTCATCACTGCAGTCACATGCTAGACAAGTGCTGTATCTTAACCTTTACCctttgtagtatctctctggcccctgaatcctTGGGGTTTGGTTGGTTTTACCCAGTTTTCCCAAAGCAGACAATTCCAAAGACTAAGGGAACAGTGGGATAATCTGGTGGGCTGGCGGTAGCCTCTGGTACACTTGGTGGGCACTTTCTGTTTTTCAGCTTCAACTTGGCAAATTTCCACAGGGGCGctgaatgatttttgttttttcttaaagggGGTTCTAGGACAAATACAATTGGGAGCCTCTCATTAAATCCATTCCAAACATTTTTCATGTTAGTGCTAGCCATCTCACTCTCTTAATTGGCATATTTTGAACAGaggtttattgttttttgttcttctgggggggtgcagggggcaaacccagcagtgctcagggcttactcctggttctgcatttaggcATCACTtcaaggaccatatatggtgccagggatagaacccatgtgcaaggcatgtgctttaccagcCGTACTATCTCTATGACTGTTGGCcgaaagtttttttattttgttatgtctTTTGGGGGATTGAGTCACACCTAGAAGAGCTCAGCGTCATTACTGGGGGTGCTAAGAGGGACCATGTAGGTCCGGAAATCAAACTCATGGATTCTACCTGCAGAGCACTGACGTCAGCCCTTTgacctacctctctggccctggagttttatttatttatttatttattacttggtttgtttttgggccacacccagtcgtgcTGAGGGCTTTTTCctcgctttgtgctcaggaattactgctgacagGCTCGGGGAggccacctggggtgccagggattacactTGGGTCAGATATGTGTGAGAGAAGTGCCTTACCTATGGTATTGTTGCTCTGGCACAGAaggcttgttttattttaataaagttctaCTTGCAGTCTCATCCTTTTATAGTTGCTACTTTTTGTGCTCAACTGAGAAATCTTTGTCTCCTACTATTTTGAAGTAGagttatttcatcttttataagCAGCTTTGTAATTCATCTGGAATTGATTTGTGTATGTGGGTGAGGATTCACTTTTGTCGTGGATAGctgagcaattgatgaacaaatgCAAAATTGTTGTCGGGAGCAACAAAAAAGGCGATCACATGCTGTGAGTTGGCATCAGGTCTCCGTGGTCTGTGTGAACTTCAGCAGTGGAGAGCTAGTTGCCTGAAGTTGGTGAAGTCAAGCAGAACACAGAAACTGGGACTGAACaagtctatctttttttttttttttttttggttttcaggtcacaccagtgatgctcaggggttactactggctctgcatttaggaatcactcctggcggtgctggggggaccatacgggatgccagagatcaaacttaggtctgcggcatgcaaagcgaatgccccacctgctgtactatctctccgactgCAAGTCCATCTTTAGATGAagaatattggggccagagctatagcgcAGCAGTGACCTTGCCTGTGGCACACACTGGCTTCGACCCCCCAACACCCATAACAGAGCACATGggagccagggaaatagctcaaacgGCAAAGCACACACTgagggccatgtgcaaggtcttAAGTTTAATTTCTGGTACTGAAtgaccctccccccagcactgctgagtgtgacccccaataAAACCCCATAGCAATCAGCAATGTCTTTAATGTCCACTTACCGGCTGGGTGACTTAGCGTGGTCTTTGCAAGGTAGGGGTTGGTGTGGACCTTAGTTGGGTTTCACATGGTGAAGGAATTTTAGATTCACACAATCCAAGGCTGAAGTGCCTCAGGAAACAGAACTGTCAGGCTGAGAAGGAGACATGCTAATGCTGGAAGTGTGGAGGGATCTGAGAAAGTTGTGACCTCAACACGCCTGGAGGGAAGGCAAGGGAGGGGAGAGTGTGAGGGAGCCCAGATTCACAGCAGCAGATCTTACGGGGCTGCATGCAGCGTGGACATTTGGATTCTGCCCTGGGAGCTATTCAAatgttttaacttattttttaaaaaacttctttttgggtcacacctggagatgcttaggggtcattcctggctctgcactcaggaatcactcctggcagtattcagggccccatatgggatgctgggagtcaacctgctgtgtacaaggcaaatgccctaccctctgagcCATCACTGCAGCCCTATTCAAatggtatattcatatatatatatatattttattttattttattttatttttttgcttatttttgggtcacacctggtgatgcacagtggttactcctggctctgcactcaggaattactcctggtggtgctcgggggaccatgtgggatgctgagaatcgaactcaggtcggccacgtgcaaggcaaatgccctacctgctgtgctattgctccagcccccccattcaAATGTTTTAAGCAAGAGGGTAAATTAATCATATttggtgtttaaaaaaataaaccaaaaccccAACATCCTATGCATGATGAACTGGAGACGTAGTCCAGGGGTGAAAGCGTTcatcttgcacatagctgacctcaCTTCAATCCCcttcaaaccccagcaccgtcaggagtggccctgagcactcagccaggagtagcccctgagcattgccaggtgtgaaccaaagaccaaaataaaaataagtcaataaaaaacaaattgtcatgaaaagaaaaaaaaatactaggagTGAGACCTTGGGTtcagttccccagcaccccaaatcaaacaaacagaaaacctccAAATACCCTGCGTGAGAGGAGGGAGAACAGAACCAAGAGgggagcaaaaaaaagaaatgtgggttGGTTCCCGCACAGGGGCGTGAGAGAGATGTAAGACTGGGTGGGAAGGGTCCTGGAGAGTAGAGCCACACCCCCGCCACCCAGGGGGATGGGCTAGATTGGATGCGCCGTCAGGCTGAGGGGAGTGGGTCAGGGGGTCTCCTGGCTGGCTGGACCACGGGAGGAGGGTGGCCCGGAAGAGGCGTGGCCGTGCTGCGCGGGAATCCCGCTGCGTGGACTCAGGACCTCTGTCCCTTTCCGCCCTGCTCTTGCCTCCACAGGAATGCTCCAAAATGGGAAGAAGTTTGACTCCTCCCGGGACAGGAACAAGCCTTTCAAGTTTAGAATCGGCAAGCAGGAAGTCATCAAGGGGTTTGAGGAGGGCGCAGCCCAGGTAAGGGGAGGGGGAGTAGGGGGGACCCTTCTCAGGGGGATTTGCGGGCTCTGGGCTCACAGTCTGCCCGCTCCTCTCGCCCCGTCACAGACCTCTGCGGCTTTGACTCTGCAGCCAAGCCACGGGGCCCATCTATGCAGccctgccccccggggccccgccaCCCCTCTCACTCGCCTGCCTTTGTGTCCCTGGGGCTCCCACCCAAAGCACATTCCCTCCAGGTCTGCCCAGAACTGCCTCAGGAGGCCTTTGAGCGCCAGCTGTCCCGAGCTGAGAGAGCAGgagagtaggggtggggggtggggtcaaaataattctttttagaAAACTTCAAACTTGTAAAAGTATTGCAGAAATAGTAGATTCCCCTACTCAGTATTTTATTCAGCTTTCCCAAATGTTAATATCATACATAATAACCATAATACAGGTGATTAAAAGCAGGACTTTGGTACACAACTATCAACTAAATGATGAATGACAGTTTGAAGAGTGAtcacattttttaattcatttattcacatCGCCCCACCGATGCCAGGCAGGCAGATGGCTGCCAACTGCTGGGCACGGGTCCTGGTTCAAGTTCGTCTTCCTTGGCCTCTGAGGTCTTTGGGTTTTCGTGAGagttggtttcttttctttcttttttcttttttggttttggggccacacctggtgatgctcagagcttactcctggctctgtgctcagggatcactccttgcagactcaggaaacctatgggatgctggagatgggacCTGGTCACCGtctgcaaggcacacaccctacccactgtactattgctcgggtcCCATTAGAGATGGTTTCTTTGACCTCCCCACGTGCTGTGCCCTGTAGTCCACACTTCCACCAGTTTGCTCCTGTCACGTACCTTACGTGTGCTCTTTGTACCCTCTCACTGGGCTTCTTTGAAAGAGGCCTGAAGAACAACCACAAAGCGTTTAGTCCGCGCATTCACTATTTGTGGATGAATGGATTTgagattcctcagtgcatgaaATAGTCCCGCAATCCAAGGCAGCACCGGCAATGGTTCGAAGGCTTAGCACAACTGCAGCGTTCTCAGTGTCAAATTCATCTGATCTCCAAAGTTACCATGCGGACGGTTTGGGGAAATGCCATAGTTatcttactttttttccttttaaatcaaGCTgggtcctctctctcctttcccatctgcctccccctcccaccccatccctgctaGATGAGCTTGGGGCAGAGGGCGAAGCTGACCTGCACCCCTGATGTGGCATATGGAGCCACGGGCCACCCTGGTGTCATCCCTCCCAATGCCACTCTCATCTTTGACGTGGAGCTGCTCAACTTAGAGTGAAGGCAGGAAGGAACTCGAGGTAGCTGGGGCCGGCGGCTGCTCGCCCTCCTCACCTGCTCTGCCACTGGGACGGCTCCTTCCGCTCGGGGCTCTTGATCAGTGCGCGAACCTCGCTGCTCACGGCCTTGTCCATCCTCTCCGCCCAAGGCGCACGCCTCTGTTGTTCATCACTGTTCACACACATCTTTGCTTAAGGAAACTTCAGTTGCGGGTTGGAGCATCGCCGGTTGTGCGTTTTGTGTGATGCATGTAGTAGCCACTCCCGATCACGGTACCTGGACCAACTGTTTGCACAGTCTCTACTGCCTTACCTTCACGTTAGCCAGACGCACAAGGTGCTCAGACATGAAGTGTAGAGGGCGTGTGCACAGGGCCCGGAGCCGGCTGCTCCTGCTGTCGTTTCCTCTCTTAGACTTTCTGTTGGCTGCTGACTTACACAGTGTTCTCCTGGAAATCTGTACAATAAAGGCTCTGTGCTCGACAAATTCCTGTCGTACTTATTGGAAGTAGCAAATGCTTTAAAGACTACTGAAGTCACTTGCCCTTGAAGAGCAGGAGCTCTTCCGGGCCTTCCCATTAGCCAGGAAAGAGCGTTACACTGAATAGATAGCTACAGTGAATATTCAACATGCTGGgccttggtttggtttggggggatactggggatggaagcaagggcttcacacatgcatgtCAAGTGCCGCGCTGCTGAGCTATGTCCCTGGCCCTCTGGTTTGTTTCTGAACCACACgtggctcaggggctactcctggttttgtgctcggaggccatgtgatgccaggatcaaatctgggcctcctctGTAGATGCAAAACCATGCACTCCAGCCGGTGGAGCGCTTTCTCCAGTCCCCACTAGTTAGGGGAGGGggctgagcttactcctggctctgcacccaggaatcagttctggaggagcttgggggaccgtatgacatgctggggatcagacccgtGCCAGGCACTCAGGTGCATCGCAAGCACACTGCCTGCTGTGGAATGTCTCTGGCTTtccactatgttttttttttcctttttgggtcacacccaccaatacacaggggttactcctggctctgcactcaggaattactcctggcagtgctcagggaaccaaatgggatgccaggtattgaacctaggtcgactgcttgcaagacaaatgtcctacccactgtactatcgctccagcccctccactatatattttattttatttttttattttattattattatttttttgctttttgggtcacacccagcgatgctcaggggttactcctggctttgcactcaggaattactcctgacagtacttgggggaccatatgggatgccggggatcgaacctgggtcggccgtgtgcaaggcaaacgccctacccgctgtgctatcgctccagcccctccactatgtattttaaaataaaatgaacaaccGTTCTCAAAGCAGCCCTGCAAGGTATTACTTGCCCATTCATCCCACAGACTTAGAATTTTTCAGTCGAACTAAGGAAGATATATTGTGGTAAAATCCTATAGACTGGCAATGAAATGTGGGATTTGAGCACTCTGTATGATCCTGCAAtgcttgttttttttggttttttttgggggggagagaggagggaagtaAGAGCTTCCCTCATTTGAATGAAAATGCTACTGTTGAACAAATGAGGACTCTGTCCTGTATGTCAGGCCTTCCACTGACTTTggaaagttgctttttttttttttttttgggtcacacccggcgatgcacaggagttactcctggctcttcactcaggaattacccctggtggtgctcaggggaccatatgggatgctgggattagaacccgggtcagccgcgtgcaaggcaaacgccctacccgctgtgctatcgctccagcccctggaaagttGCTTTTGAAATAAGTGACTGAGTTTGTTTCCATCACCAGATTTGCTCTAACTTCCACTGGGGAATTACGTCTGAGAGAAGTGTGATTC contains these protein-coding regions:
- the FKBP1B gene encoding peptidyl-prolyl cis-trans isomerase FKBP1B isoform X1, which codes for MGVEIETISPGDGRTFPKKGQTCVVHYTGMLQNGKKFDSSRDRNKPFKFRIGKQEVIKGFEEGAAQMSLGQRAKLTCTPDVAYGATGHPGVIPPNATLIFDVELLNLE
- the FKBP1B gene encoding peptidyl-prolyl cis-trans isomerase FKBP1B isoform X2 — translated: MGVEIETISPGDGMLQNGKKFDSSRDRNKPFKFRIGKQEVIKGFEEGAAQMSLGQRAKLTCTPDVAYGATGHPGVIPPNATLIFDVELLNLE